The DNA window ggagggggagctgccggggatggagggggaggggctgccggggatggagggggaggggggtggatggagggggaggggggtggatggagggggaggggctgccggggatggagggggaggggctgccgGGGAAGGGGCTGCCGgggacggagggggagggggctggatggagggggaggggctgccggggatggaagggggggtctgccggggatggagggggaggatggagggggaggggctgccggggatggagggggaggggctgccggggatggagggggaggggggtggatggagggggaggggctgctggggatggagggggaggggctgccggggatggagggggaggggctgccggggatggagggggaggggctgctggggatggagggggaggggctgccggggatggggggaggggctgccgggcatggagggggaggggctgccggggatggagggggaggggctgccggggatggagggggaggggctgctggggatggagggggaggggggtggatggagggggaggggctgccgGGGATGGAGCGGGAGGGGCTcccggggatggagggggaggggctaccggggacggagggggaggggctgctggggatggagggggaggggctgctggggatggagggggaggggcttccagggatggaagggggaggggctgccggggatggagggggaggggctgccggggacggagggggagggggctggatggagggggagggggctggatggagggggagggactgccgggaatggagggggagggactgccggggatggagggggaggggctgccggggatggagggggagggggggtggatggagggggagggggggtggatggagggggagggggggtggatggagggggaggggtggtggatggagggggaggggctgccggggatggagggggaggggctccCGGGGATGGAGGCGGAGGGGCTgccggggatggagggggaggggctgccggggatggagggggaggggctcccggggatggagggggagggggggtggatggagggggagggggctggatggagggggagggggctggatggagggggagggggggtggatggagggggaggggtggtggatggagggggaggggctgctggggatggagggggaggggctcgGGGTTTACACAGATAAGGAATCGCCCACTCGGCGAGTGGGCGCGACATCTTGGCATCAGCTATTGGCTATTTTATACCGATCTTTACACCGATCGGAGACAGACGGACAAAGCGCAACTTGGCAACGGGACATCCAggcactgagggggtgggggggagggggaatcctcTCCCCCCTCTGCAAGCTCACTAAAAcccgggctgaatggccaacagcCCTGACTCAGAGAAAGTTAAAACTAATgcccagcaacacccccaccctGTCCGGCATTCACCCAGGGAAGGGTCCCTGTTCCCCCCGTTCCCACGGTCATGCCGGCAGgtttgggagtggggagggggggaggtggggagggggggcggggcggggaggagcggggtgaggggggtggggaggagcgggggggagggggtgagggggggggtgcggaggagcggggggagggggtgagggggacgagCGGGGTGAGGAGGAGCGGGGTGAGGGGGagcgggctggggaggggggaagagttcTCCAGCGGGTTGAGCTGGGTGTCGAGTGGCTGGGAACAggctggggagacactgagctcgGCTCCCTCCCGCTCACTGGAACATTCCTTTGAAGCGGAACTTTTCCTCCCTGTCCTTCTGCCTCATCCGCTCATCGATCAGCCGCAGCTCACGGTTCACCAGCGGCAGCAGGCTGGGATCCAGCTTCGCAGCCGTCGACAAATCCTGTCGCGCTTCATCCTCATTCCACACCGCACCCTGGGCCTTGCCACGCTTGAAGTAAGCCTTCACATTGTCTGGGTGTCAAAGCACAAacagtcactccctcagcactgaccctctgacagtgcggcactccctcagtactgactctctgacagtgcggcactccctcagcactgaccctctgacagtgcagcactccctcagcactgaccctctgacagtgcagcactccctcagcactgaccctctgacagtgcggcactccctcagcactgaccctctgacaatgcggctctccctcagcactgaccctctgacagtgcggcactccctcagcactgaccctgtgacagtgcggcactccctcagcactgaccctctgacagtgcggcactccctcagcactgaccctctgacagtgcggcactccctcagcactgaccctctgacagtgcggcactccctcagcactgaccctctgacagtgcggcactccctcagcactgaccctctgacagtgcaacactccctcagcactgaccctctgacagtgcggcactccctcagcactgaccctctgacagtgcggcactccctcagcactgaccctctgacagtgcggcactccctcagcactgaccctctgacagtgcggcactccctcagcactaaccctctgacagtgcggcactccctcagtactgaccctctgacagtgcggaactccctcagcactgaccctctgacagtgcggcactccctcagcactgaccctctgacagtgcggcactccctcagcactgaccctctgacagtgcggcactccctcagcactgaccctctgacagtgtggcactccctcagcactgaccctctgacagtgcagcactccctcagtactgaccctctgacagtgcggcactccctcagcactgaccctctgacagtgcggcactccctcagtactgaccctctgacagtgcggcactcactcagcactgaccctctgacagtgcggcactccctcagcactgaccctctgacagtgcggcactccctcagcactgaccctctgacggtgcggcactccctcagcactgaccctctgacagtgcggcactccctcagcactgaccctctgacagtgcggcactccctcagtactgaccctctgacagtgcggcactccctcagtactgaccctctgacagtgcggcactccctcagcactgaccctctgacagtgcagcactccctcagtactgaccctctgacagtgcggcactcactcagcactgaccctctgacagtgcggcactccctcagcactgaccctctgacagtgcggcactccctcagcactgaccctctgacggtgcggcactccctcagcactgaccctctgacagtgcggcactcactcagcactgaccctctgacagtgcggcactccctcagcactgacatagaaacatagaagataggagcaggaggaggccattcggcccttcgagcctgctcccccattcatcaccatcatggctgatcatccaactcaatcgcctaatcctgctttctccccgtaacctttgaccccgttcgcccccaagtgcgaaatccagccgcctcttcaatacattcaatgttttggcatcaactacttcctgtgggaatgaattccacaggctcaccactctctgggtgaagaaatgtctcctcatctccgtcctaaatggttttccccgaatcctcaggctgtgacccctggttctggactcccccaccatcgggaacatcctccctgcatctaccctgtccagtcctgttagaattttataagtctctatgagatccccccctcattcgtctgaactccagtgaaaacaatcctaacctggtcaatctctcctcgtacatcagtcccgccatccccggaatcagcctggtaaaccttcgctgcactcccctcgagagcaagaacatccttcctcagaaaaggaaaccaaaactgcacacaatactctaggtgtggcctcaccaaggccctgtataattgcaacaacacatccctcgctcctgtactcgaaacctctcgcaatgaaggccaacatgccatttgccgcctttaccgcctgctgcacctgcatgcttaccttcagcgactggtgcacaaggacacccaggtcccgctgcacactcccctctcccaatttacagccattcaggtagtaatctgccttcttgtttttgcttccaaagtgaataacctcacacttatccaaattatactgcatctgccactgattagcccactcacccaacctgtccagatcattctgaaggatctctgcatccttgtcacagttcaccctcccacccaacttagtatcatctgcaaactttgagatgttacattttgttccctcatccaaatcattaatatatattgtgaatagctggggtcccagcaccaatccctgtggcaccccactagttactgcctgccaatttgaaaagcacccattaattcctactctttgtttcctctctgccaaccagttttctatccatctcaatacacttcccccaatcccatgcgctttattCTTGctcgataatctcttgtgcgggactttgtcaaacgctttctgaaagtccaaatataccacatcgactggttcccccttgtcaactctgccagttacatcttcaaagaattccaacagatttgtcaagcatgatttccccttcataaatccatgctgactctgtctgatcctgctgctgctttctaaatgctccgctataaagtccttgataatggattcgagaattttccccactgccgatgttaagcttactggtctataattccctgttttccctctacctccctttttgaatattggagtgacattcgctatcctccaatctgcagggactgttccagagtctatagaatcctggaagatgaccaccaatgcatccactatttccagagccacttccttcagtactctgggatgtagattatcaggccctggggtttatccaccttcaatcccatcaactttcccagcaccgtttctctactaatactgatctctcagttcttccctctccctAAATcgtgcattctccaacatttctggcacctGGTTTGTGTCctgttttgtgaagacagaatcagAGTGCGTACAGTGCAGCCCCGTTTTaacacgatggttggggtccataaaatgttatcgcgaatgttatcggggtcgcgctaaatcggggtcgcgctaaatcggggtcgcgctaaatcggggtcgcgctaaatcactaaaccggaaatagcaaaaaaaaaggtCCATCGGGTCATCTCCGATTTCGCGCTAAGTCGGGGTGTGTAAAATCGGGTTCCACTGGATTCAGTTGCTCAGCAATTTCTTTGCCCccaattatacattcccccgtttctgtctgtacgGAACCTATAGCGCTCCCTCAATGCcggcgcggcgctccctcggtgAAAATCCTGCTGCTTACCTTCATACTTGGCTAAGATGGATGAACAGTGTTCTATCACCTCGTAATATTCCTCAGTCACCATCTTACACTGGCAATAGTTGAGGAGAAGCGGTGTGATCATCTTGTCCAGTCTCAGCCAGTTCTCATCGCCTGGCTTCTCCTGTAACCCCAGAAACACACACCGTTAACGACCATTTAGTCTAAACTACaggaacactgaccctctgacagtgcggcactccctcagtactgaccctctgacagtgcggcactccctcagcactgaccctctgacagtgcggcactccctcagcactgaccctctgacagtgcggcactccctcagcactgatcctctgacagtgcggcactccctcagtactgaccctctgacagtgcagcactccctcagcactgaccctctgacagtgcggcactccctcagcactgaccctctgacagtgcggcactccctcagcactgaccctctgacagtgcggcactccctcagtactgaccctctgacagtgcagcactccctcagcactgaccctctgacagtgcggcactccctcagtactgaccctctgacagtgcggcactccctcagcactgaccctctgacagtgcggcactccctcagcactgaccctctgacagtgcagcactccctcagcactgaccctctgacagtgcggcactccctcagtactgaccctctgacagtgcagcactccctcagcactgaccctctgacagtgcggcactccctcagcactgaccctctgacagtgcggcactccctcagtactgaccctctgacagtgcggcactccctcagtactgacccactgacagtgcggcactccctcagcactgaccctctgacagtgcggcactccctcagtactgaccctctgacagtgcggcactccctcagcactgacccactgacagtgcggcactccctcagcactgaccctctgacagtgcggcactccctcagcactgaccctctgacagtgcggcactccctgacgCTCACCTTCATCTGCAGGTTTTTGAGACAGGCGATGGCATCGTGGTAGCGCTTACTGGCCTCCTTCACCCGGCCCTGCTTGAAGAGCTGGTTTCCTTCCTCGTGAATTTGGGGTACTGCGTCCAGCTTCTCCTCATCCGTCATggcccaggcttcctgctggtACGTCCCAGGGTCCTCAACCTGAGAAAACACCGCGGGCACAGGGTCAcagagcgcggagagagaggggcgagggagaggcgagggaggggggacaggtcgggagagggggaagggagagaggaaggggagtgggagggggtagtgtggagggagagatacagagactGTTGGTTccacacagtgggagtgaacgggaaaggatttgggattgggattgtgtacagtgggagtgaacgggaaggggattgggattgtgtacagtgggagtgaacgggaaggggattgggattgtgtacagtgggagtgaacgggaaggggattgggattgtgcacagtgggagtgaacgggaaggggattgggattgtgtacagtgggagtgaatgggaaggggtttgggattgggattgtgtacagtgggagtgaacgggaaggggattgggattgtgcacagtgggagtgaacgggaaggggattgggattgtgtacagtgggagtgaatgggaaggggtttgggattgtaaaCAGTGGGagagaacgggaaggggattgagattgtgcacagtgggagtgaacgggaaggggattgggattgtgcacagtgggagtgaacgggaaggggtttgggattgtgtacagtgggagtgaacgggaaggggattgggattgtgcacagtgggagtgaacgggaaggggattgggattgtgcacagtgggagtgaacgggaaggggtttgggattgtgtacagtgggagtgaaagggaagggtttgggattgggactgtgtacagtgggagtgaatgggaaggggtttgggtccattgggattgtgtacagtgggagtgaacgggaagaggtttgggattgggattgtgcacagtgggagtgaacgggaaggggtttgggattgggattgtgtacagtaggAGTGAACTGGAAGGGGATtggaattgtgtacagtgggagtgaacgggaaggggtttgggattgtgtacagtgggagtgaacgggaaggggattgggattgtgtacagtgggagtgaacgggaaggggattgggattgtgtacagtgggagtgaaagggaagggtttgggattgtgtacagtgggagtgaacgggaaggggattgggattgtgtacagtgggagtgaacgggaaggggtttgggattgtgtacagtgggagtgaaagggaagggtttgggattgggattgggactgtgtacagtgggagtgaaagggaagggtttgggattgtgtacagtgggagtgaaagggaagggtttgggattgtgtacagtgggagtgaacgggaaggggattgggattgtgtacagtgggagtgaacgggaaggggtttgggattgtgtacagtgggagtgaaagggaagggtttgggattgggattgggactgtgtacagtgggagtgaatgggtaggggtttgggattgggattgtgtacaatgggagtgaatgggaaaggatTTGGGATTCGGATTCTCTACAGTGGGAgttaatgggaaggggtttgggattgggattgtgtgcagtgggagtgaatgggaagtggattgggattgtgtacagtgggagtgaatgggaagtggattgggattgtgtacagtgggagggaatgggaagtggattgggattgtgtacagtcggATTAAACGGGcagaggtttgggtccattgggattgt is part of the Mustelus asterias unplaced genomic scaffold, sMusAst1.hap1.1 HAP1_SCAFFOLD_2430, whole genome shotgun sequence genome and encodes:
- the aip gene encoding AH receptor-interacting protein — encoded protein: MAERALMMEADGIKKRILHVGSGDLPDFSDGTKATFHYKTMRCNEGRTVIDDSWTRGKPMELIIGKKFKLPVWETIVVSMRQGEVAEFLCDTKHVMVYPMVSKSLRNIAVGKDPLEGQRHCCGIAQLHEHHSLGHCDLDQLQKDPQPLVFLIEMLKVEDPGTYQQEAWAMTDEEKLDAVPQIHEEGNQLFKQGRVKEASKRYHDAIACLKNLQMKEKPGDENWLRLDKMITPLLLNYCQCKMVTEEYYEVIEHCSSILAKYEDNVKAYFKRGKAQGAVWNEDEARQDLSTAAKLDPSLLPLVNRELRLIDERMRQKDREEKFRFKGMFQ